One window of the Amycolatopsis mediterranei genome contains the following:
- a CDS encoding FAD-binding protein, with product MRVGESNWAGNLTYGADAVTTPRTVDEVRAAVARATHVKALGSRHCFNDIADSPSGLLLDLRALDAVDGGVEFGDGTVTVGGSARYGDFAQQLHNAGFALPNLASLPHITVAGSVATGTHGSGRRQPGLAAAVSGIELVIADGELRTFTRADAEFPGLVVGLGAFGVLTRLTLDVVPAFDVRQDVFDDLPWEAAYEHFDEIEDAGYSVSLFTNWANDRIDQVWVKSRVDDFTERAGLFGAVPADGPRHPAHAAGIPADNCTPQQGVPGPWHERLPHFALAFTPSVGDELQSEYFVPYRDAVAAIRAVREIGDLVAPLLLVSEIRAIAGDDRWLSPCHGGDRVALHFTWQPRQPEVEAVLPVIEERLAPFGARPHWGKLFHGIPGEYPRLAEFRALAESLDPQGKFRNPFLSRNVFGA from the coding sequence ATGCGGGTGGGCGAGTCGAACTGGGCCGGGAACCTCACGTACGGCGCGGATGCGGTGACGACCCCGCGGACGGTCGACGAGGTGCGGGCCGCCGTCGCACGCGCGACGCACGTCAAAGCCCTCGGGAGCCGGCACTGCTTCAACGACATCGCCGACTCCCCAAGCGGGCTGCTGCTGGACCTGCGCGCCCTCGACGCCGTCGACGGCGGGGTGGAGTTCGGCGACGGCACGGTGACGGTCGGCGGGTCGGCCCGGTACGGCGACTTCGCGCAGCAGCTGCACAACGCGGGATTCGCGCTGCCGAACCTGGCGTCGCTGCCGCACATCACGGTGGCGGGCAGCGTCGCGACCGGCACCCACGGCTCCGGGCGGCGGCAGCCGGGCCTCGCCGCGGCCGTCTCCGGCATCGAATTGGTCATCGCCGACGGTGAGCTGCGGACCTTCACCCGCGCCGACGCCGAGTTCCCCGGCCTGGTCGTCGGGCTTGGCGCGTTCGGCGTCCTCACCCGGCTGACCCTCGATGTGGTGCCGGCGTTCGACGTCCGCCAAGACGTCTTCGACGACCTGCCGTGGGAAGCCGCGTACGAGCATTTCGACGAAATCGAAGACGCCGGCTACAGCGTCAGCCTGTTCACGAACTGGGCGAACGACCGGATCGACCAGGTGTGGGTCAAGAGCCGCGTCGACGATTTCACCGAGCGCGCCGGCCTGTTCGGCGCCGTGCCCGCGGACGGCCCGCGCCACCCGGCGCACGCCGCCGGCATCCCGGCGGACAACTGCACGCCCCAGCAAGGGGTGCCGGGCCCGTGGCACGAGCGGCTCCCGCACTTCGCGCTGGCGTTCACCCCGAGCGTCGGGGACGAGCTGCAGTCGGAGTACTTCGTGCCCTACCGCGACGCGGTGGCCGCGATCCGGGCGGTCCGCGAGATCGGCGACCTCGTCGCGCCCCTGCTGCTGGTCTCGGAAATCCGCGCGATCGCGGGCGACGACCGCTGGCTGAGCCCCTGCCACGGCGGCGACCGGGTGGCCCTGCACTTCACGTGGCAGCCGCGCCAGCCCGAGGTGGAGGCGGTGCTGCCGGTCATCGAGGAGCGCCTGGCCCCGTTCGGCGCCCGCCCGCACTGGGGCAAGCTCTTCCACGGCATTCCGGGGGAGTACCCGCGGCTGGCCGAATTCCGGGCGCTGGCGGAGAGCCTGGATCCGCAGGGCAAGTTCCGCAACCCGTTCCTGAGCCGCAACGTCTTCGGCGCCTGA
- a CDS encoding helix-turn-helix transcriptional regulator — protein MPVASSTATSGRLLSLLSLLQARRDWPGALLAGRLGVSERTVRRDVDRLRELGYPVQAVKGPDGGYRLEAGGQMPPLLFDEEQAVALAVALRIAVGTGAGIEEAAARALATVRQVMPSRLRQRVDVLEIAAAGGSAVQVDTDILLALSLAIRATEEVRFDYEAPAADPGPRPPRRVQPHHLVVRSGRWYLIGWDAVREDWRTYRVDRLRLRVPNGPRFTPREVPGGDVATFLAARFKGSATADVWPCRGEVVLDLPTAYVAPFAGDGVVEEVAFGKTRLLTGSWSWPALAAGLLRFECEIEVVGPPELRAAFAELAGRATRAANHGA, from the coding sequence ATGCCGGTCGCTTCCTCGACGGCGACCTCGGGTCGCCTGCTCTCGCTGCTGTCCCTGCTGCAGGCCCGGCGCGACTGGCCAGGCGCGCTGCTGGCCGGCCGGCTGGGTGTCAGCGAGCGGACCGTGCGCCGGGACGTCGACCGGCTGCGCGAGCTCGGTTACCCGGTCCAGGCGGTCAAGGGGCCGGACGGCGGCTACCGGCTCGAAGCCGGGGGACAGATGCCGCCGCTGCTGTTCGACGAAGAGCAGGCGGTCGCGCTCGCGGTGGCGCTGCGGATCGCCGTCGGGACCGGTGCGGGGATCGAGGAAGCCGCCGCGCGGGCGCTGGCCACCGTGCGGCAGGTGATGCCGTCGCGGCTGCGGCAGCGCGTCGACGTGCTCGAGATCGCCGCGGCCGGCGGTTCCGCGGTCCAGGTCGACACGGACATCCTGCTCGCGCTGAGCTTGGCGATCCGGGCCACCGAGGAAGTGCGGTTCGACTACGAGGCACCGGCGGCGGACCCGGGTCCCCGGCCGCCCCGGCGGGTGCAGCCGCACCACCTCGTCGTCCGGAGTGGACGGTGGTACCTGATCGGCTGGGACGCGGTCCGGGAGGACTGGCGGACCTACCGCGTGGACCGGCTGCGGCTGCGCGTGCCGAACGGGCCGCGGTTCACCCCGCGGGAGGTGCCCGGTGGTGACGTCGCGACGTTCCTCGCCGCCCGGTTCAAGGGCTCCGCCACCGCCGACGTCTGGCCGTGCCGGGGCGAAGTGGTCCTCGACCTTCCCACCGCCTACGTGGCGCCGTTCGCCGGCGACGGGGTCGTCGAGGAGGTCGCCTTCGGGAAGACCCGGCTGCTGACCGGCTCCTGGTCGTGGCCGGCGCTCGCCGCTGGTCTGCTGCGCTTCGAGTGCGAGATCGAGGTGGTCGGCCCACCGGAGTTGCGGGCGGCCTTCGCGGAACTGGCGGGACGGGCCACCCGCGCGGCAAACCACGGCGCCTGA
- a CDS encoding Lrp/AsnC family transcriptional regulator, protein MTRSQCAMPVSPGAPPEAARPGLSASDLALVEALQRDPRAPWTRIAAAVGTDATTAARRWERLQTAGLAWLTAYCTPPTTTVGYVDLACRPDALSALTHELCGWPSVFSVERTTSRFALFLGLSARDLDALDALVTGRIGALPGVREVRLAVATRVYREGSGWLVDALAPEQRAVLDDTAVQARLVVPQQWNDQGLRALVESLGEDGRRSYAVLARDCGMSESAVRRTLARMLRNHELDFRCDLAHVPAGWPVIAGYRLDARATELDRAGTAIAQLPETRLAAAVVGEGNLVVSAWLRVPADCTAYETRLVEAAPGARVLDRAITLRMPKRMGRLLSPHGLGGPHQAIIPAR, encoded by the coding sequence ATGACCAGGTCACAATGCGCCATGCCCGTTTCGCCCGGTGCGCCGCCGGAAGCGGCGCGCCCGGGGCTGAGCGCGTCGGACCTCGCGCTGGTGGAGGCGCTCCAGCGCGACCCCAGGGCGCCGTGGACGCGCATCGCCGCCGCCGTCGGCACCGACGCGACGACGGCGGCCCGCCGCTGGGAGCGGCTGCAGACCGCCGGGCTGGCCTGGCTCACCGCCTACTGCACCCCGCCGACGACCACCGTCGGCTACGTCGACCTCGCCTGCCGCCCGGACGCGCTGAGCGCCCTCACCCACGAGCTGTGCGGCTGGCCGTCGGTGTTCAGCGTCGAGCGCACGACCAGCCGGTTCGCGCTGTTCCTCGGCCTGTCCGCCCGCGACCTCGACGCGCTGGACGCGCTGGTCACCGGCCGCATCGGCGCCCTGCCCGGGGTGCGGGAAGTTCGCCTCGCCGTCGCGACCCGGGTCTACCGGGAGGGCAGCGGGTGGCTGGTCGACGCGCTCGCCCCCGAACAGCGGGCGGTGCTGGACGACACCGCGGTGCAGGCCCGGCTGGTCGTGCCGCAGCAGTGGAACGACCAGGGCCTGCGCGCGCTGGTGGAGTCGCTCGGCGAGGACGGGCGGCGCAGCTACGCGGTGCTGGCCCGCGACTGCGGGATGAGCGAGTCGGCGGTGCGGCGCACGCTGGCGCGGATGCTGCGCAACCACGAACTCGACTTCCGGTGCGACCTCGCGCACGTCCCGGCCGGCTGGCCGGTGATCGCGGGCTACCGCCTCGACGCCCGCGCGACGGAGCTCGACCGCGCCGGCACCGCGATCGCGCAGCTGCCGGAGACCCGGCTCGCCGCGGCGGTGGTGGGGGAGGGCAACCTCGTCGTGTCGGCGTGGCTGCGGGTGCCGGCCGACTGCACGGCCTACGAGACGCGGCTGGTGGAAGCCGCGCCCGGCGCGCGGGTCCTCGACCGCGCGATCACGCTGCGGATGCCGAAGCGAATGGGCCGGCTGCTCAGCCCGCACGGCCTGGGCGGCCCGCACCAGGCGATCATCCCGGCCCGCTGA
- a CDS encoding serine hydrolase domain-containing protein, which yields MSLRETLHGYVDDGTLPGAVAIVDRGGRREVVTVGSVDAEGSRPMAEDTLFRFASITKPITAAAVLVLVDDGRLALDDPIGRWLPELAEPKVVRTPSGALDDVVPAKRPITVFDVLTGQAGWGFPSDFTLPAVQALFPVQGDGREVQSFPEPDVWLARLARVPLVYQPGEAWLYDTCSTIQGLLVARASGQSFPGFLAERIFAPLGMTDTGFVAAPGRSTAFYKKTAGGLVLADPPDGQWRTMPALPLGNGGLAGTAGDWVAFGRMLLAGGAGVLTPEAVRLMTTDHTTAAHREIGALFLDGQGWGMGGAVDIAVTEPWHVPGRYGWVGGTGTTAHVVPATGTVAVLLTQVGADDPVPPRWMRDFWHAAAA from the coding sequence ATGAGCCTGCGCGAGACCCTGCACGGCTACGTCGACGACGGCACGCTGCCCGGGGCGGTGGCGATCGTGGACCGGGGCGGCCGGCGGGAGGTCGTGACCGTCGGCTCGGTCGACGCCGAGGGCAGCCGCCCGATGGCCGAAGACACGCTGTTCCGGTTCGCGTCCATCACCAAGCCGATCACCGCGGCCGCGGTGCTGGTGCTGGTGGACGACGGCCGGCTCGCCCTCGACGACCCGATCGGCCGCTGGTTGCCCGAGCTGGCCGAGCCGAAGGTCGTGCGGACGCCATCGGGCGCGCTCGACGACGTCGTCCCGGCGAAGCGGCCGATCACGGTGTTCGACGTGCTCACCGGCCAGGCCGGCTGGGGCTTCCCGTCGGACTTCACGCTCCCGGCCGTGCAGGCGCTGTTCCCCGTGCAAGGCGACGGCCGGGAGGTGCAGAGCTTCCCTGAGCCCGACGTCTGGCTCGCGCGGCTCGCCCGGGTGCCCTTGGTCTACCAGCCCGGGGAAGCCTGGCTGTACGACACCTGTTCGACGATCCAGGGCCTGCTCGTCGCCCGCGCGTCCGGACAGTCCTTCCCCGGCTTCCTCGCCGAACGGATCTTCGCCCCGCTGGGCATGACCGACACCGGCTTCGTGGCCGCACCCGGCCGGTCCACCGCGTTCTACAAGAAGACCGCCGGCGGCCTGGTGCTCGCCGATCCGCCGGACGGCCAGTGGCGCACGATGCCGGCGCTGCCGCTCGGCAACGGCGGCCTCGCCGGGACGGCGGGGGACTGGGTCGCGTTCGGCCGCATGCTCCTGGCCGGTGGCGCCGGCGTGCTCACCCCCGAGGCCGTCCGGCTGATGACGACCGACCACACCACCGCGGCGCACCGCGAGATCGGCGCGCTCTTCCTCGACGGCCAGGGCTGGGGGATGGGTGGCGCGGTGGACATCGCCGTCACCGAGCCCTGGCACGTCCCGGGCCGGTACGGCTGGGTCGGCGGCACCGGCACCACCGCGCACGTCGTCCCCGCCACCGGCACGGTGGCCGTCCTGCTCACCCAGGTCGGTGCGGACGACCCCGTGCCGCCGCGCTGGATGCGGGACTTCTGGCACGCGGCGGCCGCGTAG
- a CDS encoding Gfo/Idh/MocA family protein encodes MSGSRSRTVADPPRLAVVGTSGYAFSYLHRARILHDEGLVRFAGMADIRPPSAAAIALLPPGGTAHPSVDDLLRRCRPDITVVATPPHAHVQTGAAVLRAGSDLLLETPPVLDLDGFTTLTRLAAETGAACQTGFQSFGSPVLPVLRAAIAAGKLGEVVGVGAAGAWIRTDAYYRRNPWAGRRWLDGEAVVDGALTNPFSHAVATALLVGGVAGRDPAEIALELYGTRDIEADDTACLRIRFGDGPEIVVAASLCAEQDHEPYVVVHGERGRAKFWYKSHRLEIDDERFHLGEPGDLLRNLIAHHLDPDGVSLLAPLSGTRAFASVVEAVRDAPSPSRIPAGWIRTVGEGASRHPVVRGIGEEVAVAADRLALFSEIGVPWASAARRRPGGAAAERTG; translated from the coding sequence ATGTCGGGGAGCCGGAGCCGCACCGTGGCGGACCCGCCGAGGCTGGCGGTCGTCGGCACGTCCGGCTACGCCTTCAGCTACCTGCACCGGGCGCGGATCCTGCACGACGAAGGACTGGTCCGGTTCGCCGGCATGGCCGACATCCGGCCCCCGTCGGCCGCCGCCATCGCCCTGCTGCCCCCGGGCGGTACCGCGCACCCGAGCGTCGACGACCTGCTCCGCCGCTGTCGCCCCGACATCACCGTGGTCGCCACGCCGCCGCACGCGCACGTCCAGACCGGCGCCGCGGTGCTGCGGGCGGGCAGCGACCTGCTGCTGGAGACCCCGCCGGTGCTCGACCTCGACGGCTTCACCACGCTGACGCGGCTGGCCGCGGAGACCGGAGCGGCCTGCCAGACCGGGTTCCAGAGCTTCGGCTCGCCGGTGCTGCCCGTCCTCCGGGCGGCGATCGCGGCCGGGAAGCTCGGCGAGGTCGTCGGTGTCGGCGCGGCCGGGGCCTGGATCCGCACCGACGCCTACTACCGCCGCAACCCGTGGGCCGGGCGCCGCTGGCTCGACGGCGAGGCCGTCGTCGACGGCGCCCTGACCAACCCGTTCTCCCACGCCGTGGCCACCGCGTTGCTGGTCGGCGGGGTCGCCGGGCGCGATCCGGCCGAGATCGCGCTCGAGCTCTACGGCACCCGCGACATCGAGGCCGACGACACCGCGTGCCTGCGGATCCGGTTCGGCGACGGGCCCGAGATCGTCGTCGCCGCGTCGTTGTGCGCCGAGCAGGACCACGAGCCCTACGTCGTGGTGCACGGCGAACGCGGGCGCGCGAAGTTCTGGTACAAGAGCCACCGCCTCGAAATCGACGACGAGCGGTTCCACCTCGGCGAACCGGGCGACCTGCTGCGCAACCTGATCGCCCACCACCTCGACCCGGACGGCGTATCGCTGCTCGCGCCGCTGTCCGGGACCCGGGCGTTCGCGTCGGTGGTCGAAGCGGTGCGGGACGCGCCGTCGCCGTCGCGGATCCCGGCGGGCTGGATCCGCACCGTCGGCGAAGGGGCGAGCCGGCACCCGGTCGTGCGGGGGATCGGCGAAGAGGTCGCCGTCGCCGCGGACCGGCTGGCGCTGTTCTCCGAGATCGGCGTCCCGTGGGCGAGTGCCGCGCGGCGACGGCCGGGCGGCGCGGCCGCCGAACGCACCGGATAA
- a CDS encoding VOC family protein has protein sequence MSLTAVAHLNFTGQAREALEFYRSVFGGQATVVTYGDFGMPAGLPDADKVVFGQVTADNGFSVMAYDVPGTDGPATPAAPTTRRENGTTITEEPFFLSVRGATVDEVSPVWKSLAEGATVIEEFGPAQWAPAFGMLVDRFGVTWIIDVAAEYQG, from the coding sequence ATGTCGCTCACCGCAGTCGCCCACCTCAACTTCACCGGCCAGGCCCGCGAGGCGCTCGAGTTCTACCGGTCGGTCTTCGGCGGCCAGGCCACCGTCGTCACCTACGGCGACTTCGGCATGCCCGCCGGGCTGCCCGACGCGGACAAGGTGGTGTTCGGCCAGGTCACCGCGGACAACGGCTTCAGCGTCATGGCCTACGACGTCCCCGGCACCGACGGCCCGGCCACCCCGGCCGCGCCCACCACCCGCCGCGAGAACGGCACGACGATCACCGAGGAGCCGTTCTTCCTGTCCGTCCGCGGCGCCACCGTCGACGAGGTCTCCCCCGTGTGGAAGAGCCTCGCCGAGGGCGCGACCGTCATCGAAGAATTCGGGCCGGCCCAGTGGGCCCCGGCGTTCGGCATGCTCGTCGACCGCTTCGGCGTCACCTGGATCATCGACGTCGCCGCCGAATACCAGGGCTGA
- a CDS encoding ABC transporter substrate-binding protein, protein MGRTTERRTKGRGVAALAVVVPLLLTGVAACGSDSGGGGDVTINFVWWGSDGRANLTKKAVELFQQKNPNIKVQTSFSAYAAYWEKLATQTAGGKPPDVLNVDSRYLAEYGGRNVLADLNSGAGKAISLADVNPELAATGVYQGKRYAVPWAQNTPAMIYDPAAFTAAGGDPAKGMSWDQFAEVAQKVGAAGSARGVTDFGILDTTLEIWLRQQGKQFYTPEGKLGFTADDLRGYWQLASKFRETKAASPADVTASYNTSPEQAPLGKKLTSSEFAYDNLLPAYQKANGKPLNVAPYPTGANGDTGQYRRPSMFLAVSARSSQQAAAAKLVDFLVNDPEVGKIVGTDRGLAPNLKVRAQLAAGAKGNDKTLYNYEAALEPKLGAAPPVPPKGAGAIQKLLQRTYEEVAFGRMSIDDAVNRFMTEAQKGLS, encoded by the coding sequence ATGGGGCGGACAACTGAGCGTAGGACCAAGGGGCGAGGTGTCGCCGCGCTGGCCGTGGTGGTCCCGCTGCTGCTGACCGGGGTGGCCGCCTGCGGCTCGGACTCCGGTGGCGGCGGCGACGTGACCATCAACTTCGTCTGGTGGGGCAGTGACGGGCGGGCGAACCTGACGAAGAAGGCCGTCGAGCTCTTCCAGCAGAAGAACCCGAACATCAAGGTGCAGACGTCGTTCTCGGCGTACGCGGCCTACTGGGAGAAGCTGGCGACGCAGACGGCCGGGGGCAAGCCGCCGGACGTGCTGAACGTCGACAGCCGCTACCTGGCCGAGTACGGCGGCCGCAACGTCCTGGCCGACCTGAACTCCGGCGCGGGCAAGGCGATCTCCCTCGCCGACGTCAACCCGGAGCTGGCGGCCACCGGCGTCTACCAGGGCAAGCGCTACGCCGTGCCGTGGGCGCAGAACACCCCGGCGATGATCTACGACCCGGCCGCGTTCACCGCGGCCGGCGGCGACCCGGCGAAGGGGATGAGCTGGGACCAGTTCGCCGAGGTGGCCCAGAAGGTCGGTGCGGCGGGCTCGGCCCGCGGCGTGACCGACTTCGGCATCCTCGACACGACGCTGGAGATCTGGCTGCGCCAGCAGGGCAAGCAGTTCTACACTCCCGAGGGCAAGCTCGGCTTCACCGCTGACGACCTGCGCGGCTACTGGCAGCTGGCGAGCAAGTTCCGCGAAACGAAGGCCGCTTCGCCCGCCGACGTCACGGCGTCCTACAACACCTCGCCCGAGCAGGCCCCGCTGGGCAAGAAGCTGACCAGCTCGGAGTTCGCCTACGACAACCTGCTGCCGGCGTACCAGAAGGCGAACGGCAAGCCGCTGAACGTGGCGCCGTACCCGACTGGCGCGAACGGCGACACCGGGCAGTACCGGCGACCGTCGATGTTCCTCGCCGTGTCCGCGCGCAGCTCGCAGCAGGCGGCGGCCGCGAAGCTCGTCGACTTCCTGGTCAACGACCCGGAGGTGGGCAAGATCGTCGGCACCGACCGCGGCCTCGCGCCGAACCTCAAGGTCCGCGCGCAGCTGGCGGCCGGCGCGAAAGGCAACGACAAGACCCTCTACAACTACGAAGCCGCCCTCGAACCGAAGCTCGGGGCCGCGCCGCCGGTGCCGCCGAAGGGTGCCGGCGCGATCCAGAAGCTGCTGCAGCGCACGTACGAAGAGGTCGCGTTCGGCCGGATGAGCATCGACGACGCGGTCAACCGGTTCATGACCGAAGCCCAGAAGGGACTGTCCTAG
- the larE gene encoding ATP-dependent sacrificial sulfur transferase LarE produces the protein MARSPSAPAPSAVAFSGGTDSALVLAAAVRALGPADVLAVTADSASLAAVELAGARRIAAELGVRHLTPETGELAEPGYAANGRQRCYFCKTTVLTTIAEVAVAHGFPALATGTNADDAVDPFRPGIRAGDELGVHTPLRTLGLSKEDVRAIARRWGLAWADKPAAPCLASRVRYGIPITTATLARIEQAESVVRAALDERGLRYRDVRVRDLGGTARIELDAAVAAEVHDDPRLLDAVRTLGFTDAAVSSFRSGALNHEPD, from the coding sequence GTGGCGCGCTCCCCCTCGGCACCGGCACCGTCCGCGGTGGCGTTCTCCGGAGGCACCGACTCGGCGCTGGTGCTCGCGGCCGCCGTCCGCGCCCTCGGCCCGGCGGACGTGCTCGCCGTGACGGCGGATTCCGCGAGCCTGGCCGCGGTCGAATTGGCCGGCGCGCGGCGGATCGCGGCCGAGCTCGGGGTCCGCCACCTCACCCCGGAGACCGGCGAGCTGGCCGAGCCCGGGTATGCGGCCAACGGGCGTCAGCGCTGCTACTTCTGCAAGACCACGGTGCTCACGACGATCGCCGAAGTGGCCGTCGCCCACGGGTTTCCGGCGCTGGCCACCGGCACGAACGCCGACGACGCCGTCGACCCGTTCCGGCCGGGCATCCGCGCGGGGGACGAACTCGGCGTGCACACGCCGCTGCGGACGCTCGGTCTGTCCAAAGAGGACGTCCGGGCCATCGCCCGGCGCTGGGGGCTGGCCTGGGCGGACAAACCGGCCGCGCCCTGCCTGGCGAGCCGGGTCCGCTACGGCATCCCGATCACGACGGCCACGCTGGCCCGGATCGAGCAGGCCGAATCGGTGGTGCGCGCGGCCCTGGACGAGCGCGGCCTGCGCTACCGCGACGTGCGGGTCCGCGACCTCGGCGGCACGGCCCGGATCGAGCTCGACGCCGCCGTGGCCGCCGAAGTCCACGACGATCCGCGGCTGCTCGATGCCGTGCGGACGCTCGGTTTCACCGATGCCGCCGTCTCGTCCTTCCGCTCCGGCGCCCTCAACCACGAGCCGGACTGA
- the larB gene encoding nickel pincer cofactor biosynthesis protein LarB: MSTADLGFARVDLDREHRQGLPEVVYGPGKTPAQIAAIVRTLLAHNTGPVLVTRVDEEPARAVLAEVPGGRYAPGARLLVWRPASATAFTVAVAAAGTSDGPVADEAAEVAAAIGLDVRTVIDVGVAGIHRLLAETERLREADAVIVVAGKEGALASAVGGLVACPVIAVPTSTGYGAGLEGVTALLAMHASCAAGITVVNIDSGFGAAMAAFRLAHVLRRPR, translated from the coding sequence TGGACCGCGAACACCGTCAAGGACTTCCGGAAGTCGTTTACGGGCCGGGGAAGACCCCGGCGCAGATCGCGGCCATCGTGCGGACCCTGCTCGCGCACAACACCGGGCCGGTGCTGGTCACCCGGGTCGACGAGGAGCCGGCTCGTGCGGTGCTGGCCGAGGTCCCCGGCGGCCGCTACGCCCCCGGCGCGCGGCTGCTGGTCTGGCGCCCGGCCTCGGCGACCGCCTTCACGGTCGCGGTGGCCGCCGCCGGCACCTCCGACGGGCCGGTCGCCGACGAGGCCGCCGAAGTCGCGGCGGCCATCGGTCTGGACGTGCGGACGGTCATCGACGTGGGCGTGGCGGGTATCCACCGTCTGCTGGCCGAAACGGAACGGCTGCGCGAGGCCGACGCGGTCATCGTCGTCGCGGGCAAGGAGGGCGCGCTCGCCTCGGCCGTCGGCGGGCTGGTCGCCTGCCCGGTGATCGCCGTTCCCACCTCGACCGGGTACGGCGCGGGCCTCGAAGGCGTGACCGCGCTGCTCGCGATGCACGCCTCCTGCGCGGCCGGCATCACCGTCGTCAACATCGACTCCGGGTTCGGCGCCGCCATGGCCGCGTTCCGGCTCGCCCACGTCCTGCGGAGACCCCGATGA
- a CDS encoding LacI family DNA-binding transcriptional regulator, whose protein sequence is MTVTIHDVARRANVSISTVSRAFTSPDLVRQQTRTRVLAAAHELGYHAAGAPQPGPAVRTGHIGIVVSDLGNPFFTGVLNGVQARARQDDIAVLFANSDEDPATEQNLVRRMAKQVDGVVLCSPSMTDDQLRALAEQTTLVLLNREVPGIPSIVMDAADGMRQVIEHLAALGHRRCAYLGGPRASWANRTRRLGLAETAQKHGTDVVEFGPFPPVFEGGLQGADLALAADVTAIVAYNDLVAFGALARLNARGVPVPDEVSLVGFDDLVFAAISAPPLTTIAMPTEAAGRAAVTILLGLLDGEADEHTTQVLDTHLIVRATTAPPSA, encoded by the coding sequence GTGACCGTGACGATTCACGACGTCGCCCGCCGGGCCAACGTGTCGATCTCGACCGTCTCGCGGGCGTTCACGTCCCCCGACCTGGTCCGGCAGCAGACCCGCACCCGGGTGCTGGCCGCGGCGCACGAGCTGGGTTACCACGCGGCAGGCGCGCCGCAGCCGGGGCCCGCGGTCCGCACCGGGCACATCGGGATCGTGGTCTCCGACCTGGGCAACCCGTTCTTCACCGGCGTGCTCAACGGCGTGCAGGCCCGCGCGCGCCAAGACGACATCGCGGTGCTGTTCGCCAACAGCGACGAGGACCCGGCGACCGAGCAGAACCTCGTCCGCCGGATGGCCAAGCAGGTCGACGGCGTGGTGCTGTGCAGCCCGAGCATGACCGACGACCAGCTGCGCGCGCTCGCCGAGCAGACCACCCTCGTGCTGCTCAACCGGGAGGTCCCCGGGATCCCGTCGATCGTGATGGACGCCGCGGACGGGATGCGCCAGGTGATCGAGCACCTGGCCGCGCTGGGCCACCGCCGCTGCGCCTACCTGGGCGGGCCGCGGGCGTCGTGGGCGAACCGGACCCGCAGGCTGGGCCTGGCGGAGACCGCGCAGAAACACGGCACGGACGTCGTCGAGTTCGGCCCGTTCCCCCCGGTGTTCGAGGGCGGCCTGCAGGGCGCGGACCTGGCGCTGGCGGCGGACGTGACGGCGATCGTCGCCTACAACGACCTGGTCGCCTTCGGCGCGCTGGCGCGCCTGAACGCCCGCGGGGTGCCGGTGCCCGACGAGGTCAGCCTGGTGGGCTTCGACGACTTGGTCTTCGCGGCGATCTCGGCACCCCCGCTGACGACGATCGCGATGCCGACGGAGGCGGCGGGCCGCGCGGCGGTGACGATCCTGCTGGGCCTGCTCGACGGCGAGGCCGACGAGCACACGACGCAGGTGCTCGACACGCACCTCATCGTCCGCGCCACCACGGCCCCGCCGTCGGCCTGA
- a CDS encoding papain-like cysteine protease family protein, translating into MKSISGVLCGLTALAVVGLSAPAPAVAAAARTDLGITMQAQQKDQWCWDASGNTIAAYWGYSLTQTRFCQVAHNESGSDCANNQGYLSDQQRVFRYLGFTNAGTYNSSGRTLSFTGVKTQIDAGKPVGTRIGWRSGGGHMHVLYGYDNSSGTTRVEYGDPWPGNSRYNSMNYDTYRSNSQFQWTHTLYGIEG; encoded by the coding sequence GTGAAATCCATCTCAGGAGTCCTGTGTGGACTCACCGCGCTCGCGGTCGTCGGGCTGTCGGCCCCGGCGCCTGCCGTCGCGGCCGCGGCGCGAACCGATCTCGGGATCACCATGCAGGCGCAGCAGAAGGACCAGTGGTGCTGGGACGCCAGCGGCAACACGATCGCCGCCTATTGGGGATACTCCCTGACCCAGACCCGGTTCTGCCAGGTCGCGCACAACGAATCCGGCAGCGACTGCGCCAACAACCAGGGCTACCTGTCCGACCAGCAGCGCGTGTTCCGCTACCTCGGCTTCACGAACGCCGGGACGTACAACTCGAGCGGCCGGACGCTTTCCTTCACCGGCGTCAAAACCCAGATCGACGCCGGGAAGCCGGTCGGCACGCGGATCGGCTGGCGCTCCGGTGGGGGCCACATGCACGTGCTCTACGGATATGACAATTCCAGCGGCACCACCCGCGTCGAATACGGCGACCCGTGGCCCGGCAACAGCCGCTACAACTCGATGAACTACGACACCTACCGCTCGAACAGCCAGTTCCAGTGGACCCACACGCTGTACGGGATCGAGGGATGA